Proteins encoded in a region of the Xiphophorus couchianus chromosome 11, X_couchianus-1.0, whole genome shotgun sequence genome:
- the LOC114152838 gene encoding calpain-5-like has product MPVAYRNQHYAELKKQHNKENLFEDPEFPATNSSLYYKKPPPGVVQWKRPGEICENPHLFVEGISSHDLNQGIVGNCWFVAACACLALKSNLWEKVIPDWKEQEWDSNYAGIFHFRFWIFGEWIDVVIDDRLPTSNGQLIYCQSKQNNEFWSALLEKAYAKLFGCYESLAGGNTGDAVVDFSGAVVEAIDLQKEKYYADQNKQDKIFEDLLKAWNRGGIISSSIKPQGFRLESRTDNGLVRGHAYSVTDVKRVRLGHGLRAYFKNETIPLIRLRNPWGKTEWTGAWSDSSEEWSKIGDTERGNLGITVADDGEFWMSFTDWCKNFSDADVCRLINTSLISIQKNWDEAVNFGKWTRNSDPLLNRCGGCVNHRQTFLQNPQYLFDVTKESDEVLISLQQKDRKIYRKEGQGDNLSMGFNILKVEVNRKYRLHDLVTQQLLHTSTYIDARTVFMRCELPKGRYVVIPTTFDAFIEGEFMLRLYTDVDSGCRELVKDKPQTKCWTPLFGYPQVVTHIYVDRAEIGQQGDQAEGINPYLIISCESQSVKSIAQKNSLTPAFQFSAIFFRKKVREPLTVQLWSDDLGSDKFLGQVTLSGRPDDVSHPQQLQLKNKGSKEADNMPGKIALRILTSNELTAL; this is encoded by the exons ATGCCTGTCGCTTATAGAAATCAGCACTATGCTGAGCTGAAGAAGCAGCACAACAAAGAGAATCTGTTTGAAGATCCAGAGTTCCCAGCCACCAATTCATCGCTTTATTACAAAAAACCCCCTCCTGGAGTTGTGCAGTGGAAACGACCCGGG gaAATATGTGAAAACCCACATCTCTTTGTAGAGGGCATCAGCTCTCATGACTTGAACCAGGGGATTGTGGGAAACTGCTGGTTTGTTGCTGCCTGTGCCTGCCTGGCTTTAAAATCAAACCTCTGGGAGAAg GTAATTCCTGACTGGAAGGAGCAGGAGTGGGATTCAAACTATGCTGGGATTTTCCATTTCCGGTTCTGGATCTTCGGTGAGTGGATAGACGTGGTGATAGACGACCGGCTGCCGACAAGCAACGGACAACTCATCTACTGTCAGTCTAAGCAAAACAATGAGTTCTGGAGCGCCCTGCTGGAGAAAGCCTACGCCAA GCTCTTTGGCTGCTATGAGTCCCTGGCTGGAGGCAACACTGGAGATGCTGTGGTGGATTTCAGTGGAGCCGTAGTAGAGGCCATcgacctgcagaaagagaaatacTACgcagatcaaaacaaacaagataaaATTTTTGAGGACCTTCTCAAGGCGTGGAATCGCGGAGGAATCATCAGCTCCTCCATCAAG CCGCAGGGATTTAGACTTGAGTCAAGGACGGATAACGGGCTGGTGCGAGGCCATGCGTACTCGGTAACTGACGTGAAACGAGTGCGTTTGGGTCACGGGCTGCGGGCCTACTTCAAGAATGAAACCATTCCACTCATCCGCCTGAGAAATCCCTGGGGTAAAACTGAGTGGACAGGAGCGTGGAGTGACAG TTCTGAAGAATGGTCAAAGATCGGTGACACTGAAAGAGGCAATCTTGGCATCACAGTGGCGGACGATGGAGAGTTTTG GATGTCATTCACAGACTGGTGCAAGAACTTCAGTGATGCAGACGTTTGCCGTCTAATAAACACCTCACTGATCAGCATCCAGAAGAACTGGGATGAGGCAGTGAACTTTGGGAAATGGACTCGAAACAGCGACCCCCTGCTGAACCGCTGCGGTGGTTGTGTTAACCACAGGCAGACATTTCTGCAGAACCCACAG TACTTGTTTGATGTCACCAAAGAATCTGACGAGGTCCTGATCTCACTGcagcagaaagacagaaagatcTACAGGAAAGAAGGTCAAGGAGACAATCTAAGCATGGGCTTCAACATCTTAAAG GTGGAGGTGAACAGGAAGTATCGTCTACACGACTTGGTGACGCAACAACTTCTGCATACCTCCACCTACATCGATGCTCGGACGGTGTTCATGAGATGTGAGCTGCCAAAGGGCCGATATGTCGTCATCCCGACCACCTTCGATGCTTTCATAGAAGGAGAGTTCATGCTCCGGCTTTACACGGACGTGGACTCCGGCTGCCG GGAGCTAGTGAAGGACAAACCACAGACTAAATGTTGGACTCCGCTTTTTGGATATCCTCAAGTCGTTACCCACATATATGTGGACAGAGCTGAGATCGGTCAGCAAGGAGACCAGGCAGAGG GCATAAACCCATATTTGATCATTTCCTGCGAGAGCCAATCAGTGAAGTCCATCGCCCAGAAGAACTCTTTGACGCCGGCGTTTCAATTTAGCGCCATTTTCTTCAGGAAGAAGGTCAGAGAGCCCCTAACAGTGCAG